A single genomic interval of Labeo rohita strain BAU-BD-2019 chromosome 13, IGBB_LRoh.1.0, whole genome shotgun sequence harbors:
- the tlx1 gene encoding T-cell leukemia homeobox protein 1 isoform X2 produces the protein MDHMGAHLHQTHADTISFGIDQILNNADQGSCMISNPRMQDLDYGLGCIVSTAYNTMTGNYNVNNSAGYNGNSCSVGSLNGSYNMNLGTNVNGNCLNSSGVIRVPAHRPLSSVHSSIPTSAATVPSMGSMGTINNLTGLTFPWMESNRRYTKDRFTGHPYQNRTPPKKKKPRTSFTRLQICELEKRFHRQKYLASAERAALAKALKMTDAQVKTWFQNRRTKWRRQTAEEREAERQQANRILMQLQQEAFQKTINQPVTPDPICLHNSSLFALQNLQPWTENTAKISSVPNTD, from the exons ATGGATCATATGGGAGCGCATCTCCACCAGACGCACGCAGACACCATCAGTTTTGGGATCGATCAGATTCTTAACAATGCAGACCAGGGGAGCTGCATGATCTCCAACCCCAGAATGCAGGACCTGGACTACGGTTTGGGCTGCATAGTCAGCACAGCCTATAATACCATGACTGGCAACTACAATGTCAATAACTCGGCTGGATACAATGGAAACTCGTGCAGCGTTGGCTCCCTCAACGGCTCGTACAACATGAACTTGGGCACGAATGTTAATGGGAATTGCCTTAATTCTTCGGGGGTGATCCGGGTTCCAGCGCACCGGCCGCTGAGCAGCGTTCACTCGTCCATTCCCACCAGCGCTGCCACGGTGCCAAGTATGGGAAGCATGGGCACCATTAACAATCTCACGGGATTAACGTTTCCATGGATGGAGAGTAACAGGAGATATACCAAAGACAGATTTACAG GTCACCCGTACCAGAACCGAACGCCTCCGAAGAAGAAGAAGCCCCGGACGTCGTTCACTCGCCTCCAGATCTGCGAGCTGGAGAAACGCTTCCACCGTCAGAAGTATCTGGCGTCAGCTGAGAGGGCAGCCTTAGCGAAAGCACTTAAAATGACTGATGCGCAGGTCAAAACATGGTTCCAGAACAGAAGAACGAAATGGAG GCGGCAGACAGCAGAGGAGAGAGAAGCCGAGCGACAACAAGCGAACCGAATCCTTATGCAACTTCAGCAAGAAGCTTTTCAAAAGACTATAAACCAACCTGTTACTCCGGACCCAATCTGCCTACACAACAGCTCTCTATTCGCACTGCAGAACCTCCAGCCCTGGACTGAGAACACGGCGAAAATCAGTAGCGttcccaacactgattaa
- the sdhaf4 gene encoding succinate dehydrogenase assembly factor 4, mitochondrial has product MSLLRVCCSAATCFVKRGLLLESTYTACHRTAGYASGGATKDKEPLKKAKTPQGRFDMDETESKSKGVFERFPDDVNPETKEKGGPRGPEPTRYGDWERKGRCIDF; this is encoded by the exons ATGTCTCTTTTACGTGTTTGCTGTAGTGCAGCTACATGTTTTGTAAAAAGAGGATTGCTTTTAGAGTCGACTTATACTG CATGTCATAGGACAGCAGGATATGCGTCTGGTGGTGCGACCAAAGATAAAGAACCGTTGAAGAAAGCGAAAACGCCCCAAGGACGCTTTGACATGGACGAAACCGAGTCAAAATCGAAAGGTGTTTTTGAAC GATTTCCAGATGATGTGAATCCAGAAACTAAGGAGAAAGGTGGTCCAAGAGGTCCTGAACCTACACGATATGGTGACTGGGAGAGGAAGGGACGTTGTATTGATTTTTAG
- the tlx1 gene encoding T-cell leukemia homeobox protein 1 isoform X1: protein MDHMGAHLHQTHADTISFGIDQILNNADQGSCMISNPRMQDLDYGLGCIVSTAYNTMTGNYNVNNSAGYNGNSCSVGSLNGSYNMNLGTNVNGNCLNSSGVIRVPAHRPLSSVHSSIPTSAATVPSMGSMGTINNLTGLTFPWMESNRRYTKDRFTVALSPFTVTRHIGHPYQNRTPPKKKKPRTSFTRLQICELEKRFHRQKYLASAERAALAKALKMTDAQVKTWFQNRRTKWRRQTAEEREAERQQANRILMQLQQEAFQKTINQPVTPDPICLHNSSLFALQNLQPWTENTAKISSVPNTD from the exons ATGGATCATATGGGAGCGCATCTCCACCAGACGCACGCAGACACCATCAGTTTTGGGATCGATCAGATTCTTAACAATGCAGACCAGGGGAGCTGCATGATCTCCAACCCCAGAATGCAGGACCTGGACTACGGTTTGGGCTGCATAGTCAGCACAGCCTATAATACCATGACTGGCAACTACAATGTCAATAACTCGGCTGGATACAATGGAAACTCGTGCAGCGTTGGCTCCCTCAACGGCTCGTACAACATGAACTTGGGCACGAATGTTAATGGGAATTGCCTTAATTCTTCGGGGGTGATCCGGGTTCCAGCGCACCGGCCGCTGAGCAGCGTTCACTCGTCCATTCCCACCAGCGCTGCCACGGTGCCAAGTATGGGAAGCATGGGCACCATTAACAATCTCACGGGATTAACGTTTCCATGGATGGAGAGTAACAGGAGATATACCAAAGACAGATTTACAG TGGCCCTCTCACCGTTCACTGTAACACGCCATATAGGTCACCCGTACCAGAACCGAACGCCTCCGAAGAAGAAGAAGCCCCGGACGTCGTTCACTCGCCTCCAGATCTGCGAGCTGGAGAAACGCTTCCACCGTCAGAAGTATCTGGCGTCAGCTGAGAGGGCAGCCTTAGCGAAAGCACTTAAAATGACTGATGCGCAGGTCAAAACATGGTTCCAGAACAGAAGAACGAAATGGAG GCGGCAGACAGCAGAGGAGAGAGAAGCCGAGCGACAACAAGCGAACCGAATCCTTATGCAACTTCAGCAAGAAGCTTTTCAAAAGACTATAAACCAACCTGTTACTCCGGACCCAATCTGCCTACACAACAGCTCTCTATTCGCACTGCAGAACCTCCAGCCCTGGACTGAGAACACGGCGAAAATCAGTAGCGttcccaacactgattaa